A section of the Pochonia chlamydosporia 170 chromosome 2, whole genome shotgun sequence genome encodes:
- a CDS encoding 3-phytase B precursor (similar to Cordyceps militaris CM01 XP_006668186.1), with protein MASLRALAGPNHKYKAIPIPLSGQNPAQQVFDERPPRSKFFKLSMGVMLLVLFVFLGFAFARDRSDSKSCVTNGTCNQKSNKHWGQYSPYFSAHEGSIKPGVPSGCDITFASILSRHGSRNPTASKSKAYKDLVERIQRDVKNYGKGYEFLKNYKYTLGSDNLTASGEKEMVKSGKKFFKRYAKLAEDSTHPFVRASGSDRVVMSAQKFVHGFYKAKGTNGSKYFEDILVIPEGKGSNNTLDHGTCNAFEDGPNAELAHEMQAPWRKIWATPIMKRLNEKLPGAKITLDETVFFMDLCPFNTVASSHDKHSDFCRLFSKEEWRGYEYYESLEKWYGYGPANPLGPTQGVGYVNELIARLSHAPVNDHTSTNTTLDSSPPTFPLNRLIYADFTHDNTMMTIYGALGLYTNATELPTDHRVSPKNADGYSASQAVPFGARMYVEKMHCGRDSHELIRVLINDRVVPSKGCKADKLGRCKVDDFINGLNFAKQGGHWDQC; from the exons ATGGCCTCGCTGAGGGCACTTGCAGGCCCGAATCACAAATACAAGGCCATCCCGATACCTCTCTCTGGTCAAAATCCTGCCCAGCAAGTGTTTGACGAGCGGCCTCCTCGTTCAAAGTTTTTTAAACTGTCAATGGGCGTCATGCTGCTCgttctcttcgtcttcctggGCTTTGCCTTTGC GCGTGATCGGTCAGATTCCAAATCATGTGTTACCAATGGCACGTGTAACCAGAAATCTAATAAGCACTGGGGTCAGTATTCACCCTACTTCTCGGCGCATGAGGGATCAATCAAGCCCGGTGTCCCATCCGGATGCGACATCACTTTTGCCTCCATCTTGTCACGCCATGGATCTCGTAACCCAACAGCCAGCAAATCAAAAGCCTACAAGGACTTGGTTGAGCGAATTCAAAGGGATGTGAAGAACTATGGAAAGGGATACGAGTTCCTCAAGAACTACAAGTACACTTTGGGCTCCGACAATCTTACCGCTTCAGGTGAAAAGGAGATGGTCAAATCTGGAAAGAAATTCTTTAAGCGTTATGCGAAATTGGCCGAAGATTCCACCCATCCTTTCGTTCGCGCTTCGGGCTCTGACAGAGTGGTCATGTCTGCCCAAAAGTTCGTCCACGGATTCTACAAGGCCAAGGGCACGAATGGCAGCAAGTATTTCGAGGATATTCTCGTCATTCCTGAAGGCAAGGGTAGCAACAACACTTTGGACCACGGAACCTGCAATGCGTTTGAAGACGGGCCAAATGCCGAACTTGCGCACGAGATGCAAGCCCCGTGGAGGAAGATTTGGGCCACTCCTATAATGAAACGACTCAACGAAAAGCTTCCCGGCGCCAAGATAACCCTGGACGAAACTGTCTTCTTCATGGATCTCTGCCCCTTCAACACTGTTGCCTCTAGCCATGACAAGCATTCTGACTTTTGCCGTTTGTTCTCCAAAGAGGAATGGCGTGGGTACGAGTACTACGAGTCGCTGGAGAAATGGTATGGCTATGGCCCGGCAAATCCTCTGGGGCCGACCCAGGGAGTTGGCTATGTCAACGAACTCATCGCTCGTCTATCACACGCACCAGTCAATGATCACACGTCAACAAACACCACTCTCGACTCGAGTCCGCCCACATTCCCTCTCAACCGACTAATCTACGCCGACTTCACACACGACAACACCATGATGACAATCTACGGTGCCCTTGGCCTGTACACAAATGCCACCGAACTTCCAACCGACCACAGGGTATCGCCCAAGAATGCAGATGGGTATTCTGCCTCACAGGCCGTCCCATTCGGGGCACGAATGTACGTCGAAAAGATGCACTGCGGTAGAGACAGTCACGAATTGATCCGAGTCCTCATCAACGATAGAGTTGTGCCTTCCAAGGGCTGCAAAGCCGACAAACTGGGTCGTTGCAAAGTTGATGATTTCATCAACGGGCTGAATTTTGCTAAACAAGGCGGTCACTGGGACCAGTGTTGA
- a CDS encoding phospholipase A2 (PlaA) (similar to Neosartorya fischeri NRRL 181 XP_001260657.1), giving the protein MKRFGNLTKGLQALNPSFRLGPRRISPSARNQFQRNFFTQSKKTTTGSSLPVTIVAGTLFIWWLYPSDDFAKLSPPRQKRRRKYYDDATDVEEDEDDEYYDEDQPETAWDSFAKRIENVTLITETEWAAFSERVADMILPDWSKLVPGYLRKLQRELSMAPGSLADEIWEEAHDPAINPEISYTAHVRVSSQLCDDEKEFLARRKRVIRVALAKYLGLDESDIHPNDVPTIAMCGSGGGLRALVAGTGSLIASDEDGLFDCVTYTAGVSGSCWLQTLLNSSISGGNLKMLLEHLKNRTSIHIAYPPVAFQSLVSLPTSKPLLSGLVEKLRGDPKADFGLVDVYGLLLGARFLVPKGELGVNERDFKLSNQREVIKHGDRPLPIYTVVRHEIPQADQTRSEPTEREKKLAREEPWFQWYEITPYEFFCEEFGAGIPTWAMGRKFNDGKDVPPETGFHLPEIRVPLLMGIFGSAFCATLSHYYKEIKPLVLSISGLSGVDQFVSGRDDDLSKVHPIDPATIPNFAYKMNGKLPGTTPQNIYEQEHIQLMDAGMSNNLPIYPLLRPGRDVDILIAFDASADIKTDNWLSVADGYARQRGIKGWPLGIGWPKADESVQEATKELADAEASSSQEAAQRLQQAKQEQESRRRLAGPAAKDPQEDDKEAKYSPGHEEAGDLGYCTVWVGTTQERAPNPPPPATAINDTNKWQLSQPDAGLAVVYLPFLANEKGPDISPGTTDFLSTWNFVYTPEQIDSVVNLARANYDEGRDQIRSTVRAVYERKKQQREQAERKRVQGLEILSS; this is encoded by the coding sequence ATGAAACGATTCGGCAATTTAACCAAAGGCCTCCAGGCCCTCAATCCGTCGTTCAGGCTAGGGCCAAGACGTATCAGCCCTTCAGCACGCAATCAGTTTCAGCGCAACTTCTTTACTCAATCGAAAAAGACCACCACTGGCTCAAGTCTACCTGTCACAATTGTTGCCGGAACCTTGTTTATATGGTGGCTCTACCCATCCGATGACTTTGCAAAGCTTTCACCCCCGCGTcagaagaggagaagaaagtACTATGATGATGCCAccgatgttgaagaagatgaagacgacgaatATTACGATGAAGACCAGCCGGAGACAGCGTGGGACAGCTTCGCAAAGCGCATCGAAAATGTCACGCTCATCACTGAGACCGAATGGGCCGCCTTTTCCGAAAGAGTGGCAGATATGATACTGCCGGATTGGTCAAAGCTCGTCCCAGGATATTTGCGAAAGCTTCAAAGAGAattgtcaatggcaccagGTTCCCTGGCAGATGAGATCTGGGAAGAGGCCCACGACCCAGCAATCAATCCAGAAATTTCTTACACTGCTCACGTTCGCGTATCGTCGCAAttatgtgatgatgagaaggagtTTCTTGCAAGGCGAAAGCGTGTCATACGAGTTGCCTTAGCCAAGTATCTTGGGCTCGACGAAAGTGATATTCACCCCAACGACGTGCCTACCATTGCCATGTGCGGATCAGGAGGTGGACTACGTGCGCTTGTGGCTGGCACAGGATCGCTGATAGCGAGTGATGAAGACGGTCTATTTGACTGTGTGACTTATACAGCCGGTGTCAGCGGATCATGTTGGCTACAAACGTTGCTGAACTCGTCTATATCCGGCGGCAACCTCAAGATGCTTCTGGAGCATCTGAAAAACAGGACATCGATTCACATCGCCTACCCACCCGTTGCCTTCCAGTCCCTGGTGTCATTACCCACCAGCAAGCCTCTGCTCAGTGGCCTCGTGGAGAAACTCCGGGGTGACCCCAAGGCTgactttggtcttgtcgatGTTTACGGGCTACTCCTCGGGGCTCGATTCTTGGTGCCAAAAGGCGAACTGGGCGTCAATGAAAGAGATTTCAAGCTGTCTAACCAGCGGGAAGTCATTAAACACGGAGACCGCCCACTGCCCATCTATACAGTAGTCCGACATGAGATTCCTCAGGCCGATCAGACGAGGTCTGAGCCCACagaaagggaaaagaagctAGCCAGGGAGGAACCATGGTTCCAATGGTACGAGATCACGCCTTATGAATTCTTTTGCGAAGAATTTGGGGCTGGCATACCTACTTGGGCCATGGGACGCAAGTTCAACGACGGCAAAGATGTGCCGCCTGAAACTGGTTTTCATCTTCCTGAGATCCGAGTTCCTCTGCTGATGGGCATCTTTGGAAGTGCCTTTTGCGCAACGCTCAGTCACTACTACAAAGAAATCAAACCTCTGGTTCTCAGCATATCCGGACTAAGTGGCGTTGACCAGTTTGTGTCCGGCCGCGATGACGATTTGAGCAAAGTACACCCAATTGACCCTGCAACCATCCCCAACTTTGCCTACAAAATGAACGGCAAACTACCAGGCACAACCCCCCAAAACATATATGAGCAGGAACACATCCAGCTAATGGACGCCGGCATGTCCAATAACCTGCCCATCTATCCCCTCCTCCGACCCGGTCGAGACGTGGACATCCTCATCGCATTTGACGCCTCTGCAGACATCAAAACCGACAACTGGCTCTCCGTAGCCGACGGCTACGCTCGTCAGCGCGGCATCAAAGGCTGGCCACTGGGAATCGGTTGGCCCAAAGCTGACGAGTCCGTTCAAGAAGCCACCAAGGAGCTCGCCGACGCAGAGGCATCCTCATCCCAAGAAGCTGCACAGCGACTccaacaagccaagcagGAACAAGAGTCGCGCCGCAGGCTCGCCGGCCCCGCAGCCAAAGACCCCCAAGAAGACGACAAAGAAGCCAAATACAGCCCTGGGCACGAAGAAGCCGGCGACTTGGGCTACTGCACCGTCTGGGTCGGCACCACGCAAGAGCGTGCCCCaaatcctcctccaccagctaCGGCAatcaacgacaccaacaaGTGGCAACTTTCGCAGCCAGACGCCGGTCTGGCAGTCGTGTATCTCCCCTTCCTTGCAAACGAAAAGGGACCGGACATCTCGCCTGGGACAACTGATTTTCTGAGCACATGGAACTTTGTATACACACCCGAGCAGATTGACAGTGTGGTGAACCTCGCAAGAGCAAATTACGATGAAGGCAGGGACCAGATCCGGTCGACGGTGCGGGCCGTCTACGAGCGAAAGAAGCAGCAACGCGAGCAGGCTGAACGGAAACGTGTCCAAGGACTAGAGATTCTGAGTAGTTGA
- a CDS encoding multidrug resistance protein (similar to Coccidioides immitis RS XP_001246764.1) has product MASLNPKEATLSDEQVSTGNSPREQLDRFDEEKHERPAVLTDSEDGDGSDRETERERASLSRIASARSGRSLTTVVSEVRDGIQNQRDLERGNSENGHGNDSGGDSNEPKDPNLVTWDGPDDPQNPKAWHNKRKWAAVICVSFFTLISPVASSMVAPDLEAIGKELNIESELERALVLSIFVAAYALGPLGWGPLSELYGRVIVIQTSNIVFLLFNLGCALAKTEGQMIAFRFLGGIGGSAPLAIGGGVLSDLFTAEERGRAISIYSLMPLLGPAIGPVAGGWIAERTTWRWVFYSTTIACGVIQVFGVFFLQETYAPVLLHRKKLRLMKETGNKGLRTEFDHPDRTLLQTLGNAFTRPFRLLATQPIVQVLSLYLMFLYGMIYLIFSTFPTLFATKYGETPGIIGLNYISIGVGFFLGTQVCAPLQDRVYAALKRRYVPDGGPGRPEFRVPMMVPGALLVPIGIFIYAWTAEKPTHWIGPNIGAAVFGFGSIIGFQCVQGYIVDSYTRYAASAVGAITVLRSLAGFGFPLFAPTMYENLGYGMGGTVLAIVSIVVGWPAPFLLWKYGAALRARSKFSAGP; this is encoded by the exons ATGGCGTCGTTGAATCCTAAAGAGGCTACGCTGTCTGATGAACAGGTCTCGACTGGAAATAGTCCCCGTGAGCAGTTGGACCGGTTTGATGAGGAGAAACATGAACGACCTGCTGTTTTGACGGACTcggaagatggagatgggtCTGATCGTGAAACTGAGCGGGAGAGGGCGTCCTTGTCGAGAATTGCTTCAGCACGATCTGGTCGGTCACTCACGACGGTTGTTTCAGAGGTGAGAGACGGGATACAGAACCAGCGGGATCTGGAACGAGGGAATAGTGAAAATGGCCATGGGAATGATTCTGGCGGCGACAGCAATGAGCCCAAGGATCCGAATTTAGTGACCTGGGATGGACCAGATGATCCGCAGAACCCAAAGGCGTGGCATAACAAGAGGAAATGGGCGGCTGTTATATGCG TGTCATTCTTCACACTCATATCCCCAGTGGCTTCATCAATGGTAGCCCCCGACTTGGAAGCCATCGGCAAGgaactcaacattgaaagcgAACTTGAGCGAGCCCTCGTTCTATCCATCTTCGTAGCAGCATACGCCCTCGGCCCTCTAGGCTGGGGCCCCCTATCCGAACTCTATGGCCGAGTCATTGTCATCCAAACCTCCaacatcgtcttcctcctcttcaaccTCGGCTGTGCGCTAGCCAAAACCGAAGGCCAGATGATTGCGTTCCGCTTCCTCGGCGGGATAGGAGGCTCAGCACCGCTCgccatcggcggcggcgtccTCAGCGACTTATTCACGGCCGAGGAGAGAGGCCGCGCCATCAGCATCTACTCCCTCATGCCGCTCCTCGGACCGGCCATCGGCCCCGTGGCGGGAGGCTGGATCGCAGAGCGCACAACATGGCGGTGGGTGTTTTACAGCACGACCATTGCATGTGGTGTTATTCAGGTGTTTGGCGTGTTCTTCCTGCAGGAGACGTATGCGCCGGTGCTGCTGCACCGCAAGAAGTTGCGGCTGATGAAGGAGACGGGGAATAAGGGGTTGCGGACGGAGTTCGACCATCCGGACAGGACGTTGCTGCAGACGCTGGGGAATGCGTTTACCAGGCCGTTTCGACTGCTGGCGACACAGCCTATTGTGCAGGTTTTGTCGTTGTATCTCATGTTTTTGTATGGCATGATCTACTTGATCTTTTCGACGTTTCCGACGCTGTTTGCCACCAAGTACGGAGAGACGCCTGGGATTATTGGCCTGAATTACATTTCTATAGGGGTGGGATTCTTTCTGGGGACGCAGGTGTGTGCTCCGTTGCAGGATCGCGTGTACGCAGCTCTGAAGCGTCGTTATGTTCCGGATGGAGGACCAGGACGACCGGAGTTTCGAgtgccgatgatggtgccggGAGCGTTGCTCGTGCCGATTGGTATCTTTATATATGCGTGGACGGCAGAGAAGCCTACCCATTGGATTGGACCGAATATCGGGGCCGCGGTGTTTGGTTTCGGGTCGATTATCGGGTTTCAGTGTGTGCAAGGCTATATCGTCGATTCGTATACGCGGTATGCGGCCAGCGCGGTGGGAGCCATCACCGTGCTAAGAAGCTTGGCGGGATTTGGGTTTCCGCTATTTGCGCCGACCATGTATGAGAATCTGGGGTATGGGATGGGCGGTACGGTGCTGGCTATTGTTTCTATTGTTGTGGGATGGCCGGCGCCCTTTTTGCTGTGGAAGTATGGTGCTGCTTTGAGGGCGAGGAGTAAGTTTAGCGCTGGGCCGTGA
- a CDS encoding mitochondrial 54S ribosomal protein YmL3 (similar to Nectria haematococca mpVI 77-13-4 XP_003039873.1): MKRLRVSQWSSKQLLQASSRASSAPISIASRQPFLQSLRCQSSAAIAPEHLADDLAVAEHTIHAAPSPPPERSLESAKLAALHARLALSAKVPLQTLARALITPSADTNGSFNNSNLAFLGSTIINYHVLEYLVCKWPRLPMTILYEALRAYAGQESLQQVARRWGVEAAAAPGEEVDPGLLQWKADGEQLVSTRWGYVRSEVRRDSSYRRGVSSRVVLDDAFGDALSKKGQAGEQGYHALQNEAFGSFVQAVVGSIYTHSGREAAKSFVTSHILARQFDPSALFQFQLPTRELAMLCAREGFEAPVARLESETGRLSRTPVYVVGIYSGKEKLGEGAGPSLDIARRKASMNSLKAWYLYSPGNKVRVPSDMMEEGAKPWKAPHIDIGEII; encoded by the coding sequence ATGAAGAGGTTACGAGTGTCACAATGGTCCAGCAAGCAGCTGCTGCAAGCCAGCTCAAGAGCTTCCTCTGCACCCATCAGCATAGCCAGTAGACAGCCGTTCCTCCAATCCTTGCGATGCCAATCATCTGCTGCCATTGCGCCGGAACACCTCGCAGATGACCTCGCCGTCGCCGAACACACAATCCACGCCGCCCCTTCACCACCCCCCGAACGAAGCCTCGAGTCGGCAAAACTAGCTGCCCTACACGCCCGGTTGGCACTGTCTGCCAAGGTTCCGCTACAGACGCTTGCGAGGGCGCTGATTACCCCCTCGGCGGACACGAATGGCAGCTTTAACAATTCGAATTTGGCGTTCTTGGGGAGCACCATTATAAACTACCATGTGCTCGAGTACCTCGTGTGCAAGTGGCCACGTTTACCGATGACCATTTTGTACGAGGCGCTGAGGGCGTATGCTGGACAGGAGTCGCTGCAGCAAGTTGCGAGGAGATGGGGTGTCGAGGCTGCGGCGGCTCCGGGCGAGGAGGTCGACCCGGGCCTGCTGCAATGGAAGGCGGATGGCGAGCAATTGGTCAGTACGCGATGGGGCTATGTGCGCTCTGAGGTGCGACGGGATAGTTCCTACAGACGCGGCGTGAGCAGTCGTGTTGTTTTGGACGACGCCTTTGGTGATGCGTTGAGCAAGAAGGGGCAGGCAGGTGAGCAGGGTTATCACGCTCTGCAAAACGAGGCGTTTGGTTCGTTTGTCCAGGCTGTTGTGGGATCGATTTACACCCACAGCGGCCGGGAAGCAGCCAAGTCGTTCGTCACATCACATATTCTAGCGAGACAGTTTGATCCGTCGGCGTTGTTTCAGTTCCAGCTGCCTACGCGGGAGCTGGCCATGCTCTGCGCCAGAGAAGGGTTCGAAGCCCCCGTTGCTCGGTTGGAGAGCGAAACCGGTCGATTGTCGAGGACGCCTGTTTATGTGGTCGGTATTTACAgcggcaaggagaagctgggtGAGGGTGCTGGCCCTAGCTTGGATATTGCCAGACGCAAGGCGTCTATGAACTCGCTGAAGGCGTGGTACTTGTATAGTCCGGGGAATAAGGTCCGCGTTCCGAGcgacatgatggaggagggtGCTAAGCCCTGGAAAGCACCGCatattgacattggcgaaATCATTTAA
- a CDS encoding acid phosphatase-like protein (similar to Metarhizium robertsii ARSEF 23 XP_007817305.1): MVSTAGAIVIAIVVLLLAAVVGWIVFTQMRARRLGLPPPTLSSYLPWHRNESPYGPPQPAPGGVVGWFNDQVRKVKNRNNRSAAGAYEQPLHGGTGGRRGFGPLDPDEAWDARVGHEADGYGYLEEQELGRHGNTEYAGGGSYNMNLAATPGANFDDEERGRQPHRAGGAHTTNPFDDDAASSLRGVSPRPIDTSAAQKHKSTPGEPDSAGSSPTERRSAFRENM, translated from the exons ATGGTGTCCACGGCCGGGGCAATCGTCATTGCCATCGTCGTTCTGCTGCTTGCAGCCGTCGTCGGTTGGATTGTCTTTACTCAAATGCGCGCGCGCAGATTAGGC CTACCACCCCCTACGCTATCGTCATATCTACCGTGGCATCGAAACGAGAGTCCGTACGGTCCGCCTCAGCCAGCACCCGGCGGCGTTGTCGGCTGGTTTAACGACCAAGTACGCAAAGTCAAGAACAGAAACAACCGATCCGCAGCCGGTGCGTACGAGCAGCCGCTCCACGGCGGAACTGGCGGACGTCGCGGCTTTGGTCCCCTGGATCCCGATGAGGCCTGGGATGCCCGCGTTGGCCACGAAGCCGACGGCTATGGCTATCTCGAGGAGCAAGAGCTTGGCCGACATGGCAACACCGAGTacgctggcggcggcagctaCAACATGAACCTCGCTGCGACGCCCGGCGCAAACttcgacgacgaagagcgTGGTCGCCAACCACACCGTGCTGGCGGAGCGCACACTACGAACCCCTTcgacgatgatgccgccTCAAGTTTACGTGGTGTTAGTCCTCGACCAATTGACACATCGGCAGCGCAAAAGCACAAATCAACACCAGGTGAACCAGACAGCGCCGGCAGCAGTCCGACGGAAAGAAGGTCTGCATTTAGGGAGAATATGTAA
- a CDS encoding RNA-binding La domain-containing protein (similar to Metarhizium acridum CQMa 102 XP_007813124.1) → MSEVDATTKPVEAPPAEQQEATTAGETAEETSKEAGTEDASMIKTTAKTDYKDFKKNNKFDPSVREVTDDPESIRKQVEFYFGDWNFPQDKFMWETCGGSENKPMAISKIHSFKRMRTFQPYSAVVAALRDSKLLEVSGEEGSEVVKRKTPYKPMAEGKAKAEAATVYVKGFGDENPDTQFDLESFFAQFGEVKGLKLRRTNENLFKGSVFVTFANEEEAKKFLATEPKPTWKGHELKIMSKKEYCEEKNELIRQGKIEPSAHGARKFYEGKDGSRSGRKGGRDQDDWKKRREQDQKNGFRGGRGGRGRGGRGGRGRGGRDGGRRDNGPVKDATYSESAPEGKESNGKRARDEDAAGEEPAAKKVDTKEATEA, encoded by the exons ATGAGCGAGGTCGACGCCACTACCAAGCCCGTCGAGGCTCCTCCCGCCGAGCAGCAGGAGGCTACCACTGCCGGTGAGACCGCTGAGGAGACCAGCAAGGAAGCCGGCACTGAGGACGCTTCAATGATCAAGACGACTGCCAAGACGGACTACAAGGACTtcaagaagaacaacaagtTTGATCCCAGTGTTCGAGAGGTGACAGATGACCCCGAATCCATTCGCAAGCAG GTCGAATTCTACTTCGGAGACTGGAACTTCCCCCAAGACAAATTCATGTGGGAAACCTGCGGCGGCTCCGAAAACAAGCCCATGGCCATCAGCAAAATCCACTCCTTCAAGCGCATGCGCACCTTCCAGCCCTACAGCGCCGTCGTCGCCGCCCTCCGCGACAGCAAATTGCTCGAGGTCTCAGGCGAAGAGGGCTCCGAAGTGGTCAAGCGCAAGACGCCGTACAAGCCCATGGCCGAGGGTAAGGCCAAGGCCGAAGCAGCCACCGTCTACGTCAAGGGCTTTGGAGATGAGAACCCCGATACGCAATTCGACCTCGAGAGCTTCTTTGCTCAGTTCGGTGAGGTAAAGGGTCTGAAGCTGCGCCGCACAAACGAGAATCTGTTCAAGGGCTCCGTGTTTGTGACGTTTGCGAACGAggaagaggccaagaagtTCCTCGCTACGGAACCAAAGCCTACCTGGAAGGGACACGAGCTGAAGATTATGAGCAAGAAGGAGTACTGTGAGGAGAAGAACGAGTTGATTCGTCAGGGGAAGATTGAGCCCAGCGCTCATGGCGCGAGAAAATTCTACGAGGGCAAGGATGGCTCGCGATCAGGCAGAAAGGGTGGTCGTGACCAGGATGACTGGAAGAAGAGACGCGAGCAGGACCAGAAGAATGGTTTCCGGGGCGGACGGGGCGGCCGCGGACGAGGAGGTCGCGGAGGTCGTGGCCGTGGCGGCAGAGATGGCGGTCGTCGTGATAACGGCCCAGTCAAGGATGCCACGTACTCTGA GAGCGCTCCTGAGGGAAAAGAGTCCAACGGAAAGCGAGCTCGTGACGAGGATGCTGCTGGCGAGGAGCCTGCCGCCAAAAAGGTCGATACCAAGGAGGCTACGGAGGCGTAG
- a CDS encoding myo-inositol-1-monophosphatase (similar to Metarhizium acridum CQMa 102 XP_007813126.1), translating into MAEINPQAVHDEMVAIAYEAGRMILAANPADLDTGTKLNSVDIVTEADQAVEKMVSTRLANSFPSFSFMGEETYKPGMKLGPEPTFVVDPIDGTTNFIHSFPNACISLGLAVERSPAVGVIYNPWQDLLFTAIKGKGAYMTRIKGTTPQKLPLAKSPRPLQGIGTSLIAIEWGSGRDGPNFELKTDVFKKLAASRETGGSMVQSLRSLGSAALNTAAVAAGQLDAYWEGGCWAWDVCAGWCILTEAGGRMVSGNPGNWEPELESRVYLAVRGAPTGQTELVEEFWKVVGDRKMDYSV; encoded by the exons atggcagaAATCAACCCTCAAGCTGTTCACGATGAAATGGTGGCGATTGCCTACGAGGCAGGACGAATGATTCTCGCCGCCAACCCTGCTGATCTCGATACAGGGACTAAACTCAACT CCGTCGACATTGTCACCGAGGCAGACCAGGCTGTTGAGAAAATGGtgtccaccagactggcCAACTCATTCCCATCCTTTTCCTTCATGGGCGAGGAGACATACAAGCCTGGCATGAAACTAGGACCAGAACCTACCTTTGTTGTTGATCCCATTGACG gcaccaccaacttcatccactCATTCCCCAACGCCTGCATCTCCCTCGGCCTTGCGGTCGAGCGCTCCCCAGCCGTCGGCGTCATCTACAACCCCTGGCAAGACCTACTATTCACAGCCATCAAAGGCAAGGGCGCATACATGACCCGCATCAAAGGCACGACTCCTCAAAAATTACCGCTCGCAAAGTCCCCACGCCCGCTCCAAGGCATCGGCACCTCCCTCATAGCCATCGAATGGGGGTCCGGCCGCGACGGGCCCAACTTCGAGCTCAAGACAGACGTGTTCAAGAAACTGGCTGCTAGTCGGGAAACCGGCGGCTCCATGGTGCAGTCGCTTCGATCTTTGGGCTCAGCGGCGCTTAACACGGCGGCCGTTGCGGCTGGGCAGTTGGACGCCTACTGGGAGGGCGGGTGCTGGGCTTGGGATGTCTGTGCAGGGTGGTGCATTCTCACGGAGGCGGGGGGCAGGATGGTGAGTGGGAATCCTGGGAATTGGGAGCCGGAGCTTGAGTCGAGGGTGTATTTGGCTGTGAGGGGGGCGCCGACTGGGCAGACGgagttggtggaggagtttTGGAAGGTTGTTGGGGATAGGAAGATGGATTACTCGGTTTAG